The following nucleotide sequence is from Mytilus trossulus isolate FHL-02 chromosome 9, PNRI_Mtr1.1.1.hap1, whole genome shotgun sequence.
accttaacatgttctaaaaatataaacatgtcaaactacttttaaattttcattcttaTGCGCAACTAGTGATCACTTGTACATAAAGGATTGAATTATTCACTTACACTTTTTGCATTTGGATATCCTTGAAACAGTATGTAACCTTTAttaatctttattttgattgcaCAACCTACTTTCACCAtcgtgttgttttttgttttgctatTGCCGCTTTTTTGTCCCTTGTGACATTGAAAAGATATGTTTTACGGAGATATGActttaaaagaatttgaaactgttttaaaatgatgaaactgtttaaatcaattaaaataataacttattaagtttaaaatatataatttcatgtACAGATAAGAACTTATCAGTTGCTTACACCATAGAAGAAAGACTATAGCCTGTTCCTTATAATCTTGGAAATGAATAATCTAAGAGTTATTCCTCTTTGTActtctgttttcaaaataaaaaaatcagtttactTTCAAAGTGACCTtcttaaactgaaaaaaaacccaataaaaaatgaaaacagggcttcggctcaggggatataaactctaagccgggaatgaCACATTATATACcttgtctgagacctgaataacatataatataatataattgcaTGAGTGTTATATGTTTATGCTTTCACATTTGTTCTTAACCATTTCATAggtcatttgtaaaaaaaagtaaaaaaatcaatatgatttactttgaaataaaaccatttttttccctCACATGTCACCTATGAAAAATTCAGGTCATTGTCCGTAtgtgtatattaaaaaagaagatgtggtataattgccaatgagacaactgtacacaagagaccaaaaagaTCACTGTGCAActttaaacaatgagcaaagcccatacagcatatatagccagctataaaaggctttAAAATCATCTATTTGTATAGATTTGTTCTCACTAAGAATCTTACAAGAATTTCTATTGCTATTTCTTtacttgatattttaaaagcaatttCCACCACAAATGGAAGCCAGTCTCAATGCACTGCCACAGCTACCCCCAGACCTACAGCAGAAGAATCTGTCTGGATGAGAACTTGCAGAACAAAGAGCAGACCTGCCCTTTTGCCGATGATGCTGAAGGGACTGATAGAAATGCCACATCTTCAGGACCAAGTATTTCAGCATCTTCCCAGTCAAAAAGATCTTCAAGTTCATGCAGGTAATGTTACTACATATttaccacaaaaaaaatcttatttcatGACATCAGCAGTTATATACGTTCAACAGTTATATAAGTCTCCATTTGTGTTCGGTTCACTATTTTGAGATAGAATGATCTCTTAATTTTATATTCGTCTAAGCTCTTAACAGAAAATTAGAAAATCATAAGAAATTCCCTACAAAAGTTACAAACACATATCTGAAAGCTGCCGTTGAAAAATTGATCGTCGGACGTCCCAAAAAAggagatggggtatgattgtcaataggACATATATCTagcaaagtaaaaataaagtgCATGGATATAAGCTATAAGGTAACTGTGCAGCCTTCGACAATGATAAAAACCGATAGCGTATAAAAGACCATGCAATGGATTAAAAAATAGGCAAAGTTAaaataaagtggatgtaagcTATAAAGTAACTGTGCAGCCTTCGACAATGATAAAAACCCATACCTTATAAAAGACCATGCAATGCcaatggattaaaaaaaaaggaaaattagaaaatcataaaaaatacgATATGAATGAAAAACCACTGACCTAAACAGATTACTGAGAGAGTGTGTGAGCACTCAACCTTTGTTTTAAGggagtggggggggggggggggattttgtCCTGCCTTGGTTGTTGTTGTAATTTCTGTCTtgccttttaatttttcaatctttttggtcCTGTCTTCTTTTCTCTTTAGATTACCCGGTGcgtgactttttttacataaattgtcatcctgccttgTTCTTGTAAAGTGTTTTATCGTGACATTTTTTACTTCTTCTCAAAAATCCTGTcctgcatatttttttctaatttcctTGAGACGTACCCCTTCCCCAACCTAAAAATCAAAGGCTCCCTAACTTTGATGCACACCTCATGgtactacaaatttaaataagtagacaaaaaaagaaataattgttCCATTATAATACAACTGATGAGACACCCTCTAGGAAAAAGGGATTGTTAAAAGTTGGCAGAACTTGATTATGCCCCAATTAACTTATAAAGGTTATGTATACAGTAATTATTTTGAAtgtggtgtttttttcttgCAGCATACAGCAGACACCCAGCAAGAAGAAAAAGACAGCTGAAGATGTGTATACATTACAATGTGCAGTTCTTGAAAAGGAACTAGAGAAGAATACACTACAAGTAGATCTGTTGAGGAAATTGCTTAGCAAATATGACAGTTTAGATTCTGATGCCTTGGAACTATTGTCAGTTTTAGGGCAGTGATTGTTAAAACATTTAGAAAACTTTTCAAGTtgttagatatttaaatgtttgaatctATTTACTGAAATGATTgacttgttttaattgtttttttccaaatttctgtgtttattacaaaatcaaattattaaaatactgCATATATTATATTGGTACTAGATTTTTCTATTAACACATATCGTATTTATGAATTCTTTGTGATTGAAATTGATGactatataacttatatatgaATACTGTCAGcaatttggattttttgttgtttttttgtcatttttgtagcCTTGTCAATGAAGATAAGATATCAATGTATTAACATGTTGATGTCAAATATGATAATTTCAAGCTGGTAAGATGATAATTCCAATACTGAGTCTTATTTCACCAACAACGTTTCTGTATATAAAGGAAATTGACTTTTTCAATGTTGATGGCTGTACAATTGCTCATATCTATATCATTTGAAGTATAGAACATTTTATCttattggcaagcataccaaaTCTTCCATTTTCATTGTGGGTGCAAGATTTTGGCAATTGCCAAATATGATTTTTGTAACATTCAAAGCtaaacaattttatgaaatcGTAAATGATCCTGGTACTTAAGTTTCTTggattataatataaaaaaataaagaaagtgaaagagatgttttaaatttaatgacGGTTAAAATAAGTGTCAGCAATGTGCTCCCTAATCCCTCTTCCTTCCTGTTGTCCATTATAGTTGTTTCCATTTTCAACATCCTCATTAACAAGCTCATCAGCTACATCTGGCTCATTTAGCTGTATGCAGATGTTGTGTAGGATTCCACAAACCATTACTATTTTGGTTACCTTTTTGGGATCCATACAAAtctgcaaaattaaaaaacattacCATGCAGGGTTACACAATATACTAGATTGTGTGGTTGAAGGAcgtaataaaatgcaaaaaagtcgtagtgtgtttttttttctctgggACCACTGATCCATTTGTGCAATCTGTTGGTAACAGTCtcaaaaaatgtataagtttgtaatattaagtttaaatatacaaaaatgtacccAAATAGTTCCGGTTGATAAATATCTAAGACACAACTCGGGTGCAAATTTATTCGATATAGTATTGAGAGTGAGAGGGAgtggaaagggggggggggtaggagggtagttttgtaattttctttaaaaaaaatattatgattataaTTTGAAAGGAAAAATATACTCCAATCAATAAGaagtagtaataaaatcatctAAATAATAACTCACTTCAGAATGCAATATGTGGAACCTTCTCTTCCATCTGCCAAATGTTCTTTCAATAATGGATCTTGTGACTGCATGACATCTGTTGTACCTTCTATGGTGTTGCTCATTTGGGGTTCAGAAAAGGTGTCATTAAAAAAGACCTACAGGGATAGCCACTATCATCAAGTAAGATGCCATTTTCCCAATTGCCATTTCTCTCCATGTGAGCACAAACCTGCAtgagcaaatatatatattttaaagaatattatacaaaacataaatataaatacaatacaattttatttttaaagaatatacatgcatatcaatttaGTTTGCATTGTTTAAAAGATATGGCATTGGCAATCGTACAACATTTTACCATTCTTATCCAGACATTTTTCATTCACTTTTTGCTGGCTGATATCAGggacatatataatacatatatgtctctattaatatgatataaaccagaaacattgaacatttaaaaaagtgaaaatattttgcATCTTCACTTAGGTTGTCTacataaaacagaaatatatatatataccatctGGGACtaatataatcaaataaagTAGTGTTTTCAATGTTATGTATAATTATGATCTGTTTTTCATGATACTCCATAATATTCTAATGACTAATGAAgctgatttaaaattattaatcaacCATTTACACTCACCTGTGATGTTCTGAAAACATGTGAATCATGACAACAACCTGGCCATTTTGCATTTATGTTTGTAAAtctacctaaaaaaaaatcagttaaaacattatataaagcACTACTTTACATGTTTAAGTTACTTTTtgtctattaattttttttaaaaactagtAAACCTTAAGAGACATTTCCCAAAAAGGGAGGGGTCAAAGATGATAAACCCTATAAGTCTTATTAATCCAGcaccttttttttcaagtgtacaaaatggaaaaaaaggggggtacttataaataaattgtacattcttttaggattttttttttttaagctggaaaactttttttttattacactgTTAGTGTATGGATTTTTGTTTATCTAGGTCTGAAAGTAACtatattaatatcaattttaatataaagacTTCGTTATATGGAACACACTATAGTGAGACTGGTTTCTGAAATTTAATTCAGGGGAACAGCAGATTTGTTTACAATGTGACAGTTCAAAATTACATTATGTGAAGATGAAAACAGAAGAACATTACCCTTTGCATCACATACTGCTTGAACATTCAGGCTTGGGTAGCCTTTTCTGTTGATAAATGAAGGTTCGTCATGATGCGGTCTCTTTATTCTTATATGTTTCCCATGAATAGCACCCAAAATGTTTGGAAACCCAGCAAACTCGTAAAATTCAGCTTTGGTTTGGTTAAGGTTAGTAGGCCACTGAATGAACTCGTTCCTCTTTTCACAAAGGGCATCTAAAACAGAATCGACCACTCTTGAAACTGTGCTTTTGTCCAAACTTATAAAGTAGAGATGCACAACTTTAGGGTAATGACTGCCCAATtactttgtaaacaaatatgGTACTGTAGACTAGTGCAGAGTATGGAAGAAACGAATACAACaataaatgcatgtacatgtacactatGAATTGCCACTTTAGATCCTGCATAAAATTCTCAAATTGAAATagtttatcattaaaaaacatgTGTAAACAGCTGAaccatttaaaagtatatagtCTTACCTAATGTGTCGCCTATGACCTGGAGGAAACTTCCACTGGCAAGAAATCGCAATGTCACCATTGTCTGTTGTTCTACACTGAGGGCATGATTCCGGTTTGTCTGACGTGTCAACCTGTCCCTTACTAGATCAGATAAGAATAAAATGCCTTCCCTCCCAAATCTGTAGCGTGCTCTAAGTTCTGTATCAGTGTAGTCTAGGGTAAGTTCTTCTTTGCTTCTAAAAgttctttcttttctttgaaTTGGTACATGAAACAAGGCTAAATCTAAGGCTGCCATCTTTAACGCTGCGTTAGGGGTTTAATCGAGGTATGTCAAGTGATTAAGTTTAACACAGATTTAACGACTGTGTTAAGCGTTAAAATTTTTGAACAACACTTAACGATTATGTTAAATTTAACGACTGGCTAACGACACTTCAACGACATCGTTAGCTTAACGACACTTTTGAACAACCGGGCCCAGATGATAAAATcagggactaatagtccaccagcagagaaaTCGACGCAGTTTTGTAAAGATCACGAGGAGCTGTGAAATTATTCAAACGAAGAAAAACAACTTGTGGCCTAATTCATTTAATGacaacaaatgaaatgaaatagacaTAAGGGAACCTGTACAAATTATTGCCGGGCTTTCAAACCAAGTTggaattagttatcaaaggtaccaggattatgatttagtagGCCAGACGCTGCTTTTGTTTATATAAGACTCATTAATGCCCCTCGGATtacaaaagatatataaagacaaacaggtacaaaattaaagagcattgaggacccatgattccaaaaagttgtgtcaaatacggcaacggtaatctattcctgggataagaaaattcttagtttaaaaaaaaatgcaaagttttgttacagtaaatttataaaaattaccatacaATTGACATTCATGTAAACATCAACGTACTGattactaggctggtgataccatcggggacaaaacgtctaccagcagttgaatcgaccaagtggtgtaaAAATTTACTGTCAGTGGATCGACAAAAGAATAGCATTGcattaaaaaaggaaacaaaaaagttctctataaaaaaaatgggctTGCAAGTACAGATTTATAAGCAATGATATGAACAAGCAAAATCATTTTTCTTGAATTGAGAAGAGATTTCTTGCTTCTCCGGATTTTTTTCTGTAAGTACGGTACCCTCTATGTTTTTCtgtgtaatatatttttaactctTTGTATGTTTTGTTGTCGTTTTACTGTCATACCTTTTCGTGAATAATTTACCAGCATACCCGTAGCTAGGGGGAGTCCTTGAGAAGaaacaaaacattgtttaagtcaatgtttatttgaattatgactgttaaagtcgagttcgTGAGACATGTACCGTCCGGTGGTATTACGATGATCAGGCATTACTTGATTTAATTGTTTGAGTAATATGCTCAAAACACGAATGGTATGGGCTTTACGTACTTGGTAATGTATTTTAGGGATTCCCAAAAGTTTGAACGATTCTATGAGACGCCAACAATGCCAAACAAAATAGATCAACATCTCAATAGTCAAAAATCTTTCGATTAACAATAATGCTcaacttaagaaataattcatggaagccatagatttgttggaaatttacacatggcctgggccgtgatattcgaattttatcctgcgcgttagcgagggataaaattaacgaatatcacggcccagcccatgtgtaaatttccaacaaatctatggcttccatgaattatttcgattctaataggacaaatacggtaAATGAAATAACTGAAGCGAGGAGAGGAATGCCGGGATTTAGCTGTTACAATTTACTCCCCTGATTAATACAGGTAAAATATCGATTACACAGTTATTCGTAGAGATAAAGTATCAGTATGCACTAATTGAATTGTATTATGTTACTTTTAATTCAACAAACATATTGTTTATAGTCAACAATAATCATAaacgaaatattttatcaaaaatcgATGTTGTGTACAATGTTGTGTGTATTCCGCCATTTTGGTTGACGTGAAAACGAAGTGACACAGAAATGACAGAAAAATCATTTATTCTGGACAATGCTGGAGTCtacaacatttaaatgtgttCATTCTATAAGAAATTAATGTTCAAAATGTTCGTGATGTGTTCAAGTGAGCTGAAGAGTAGTAGTTACAGATTTAGTCTTTATTTACTacgttgaaagtgaaagtacCTCCTGTGATATTTGCAccatttagaattttaatatctGATATTGGATTTTtggaaatgtttgaaatttgagAAGACTGTAGAGCTACTGTGTGGCTACCACCATCTACGGAATCGAAAACATTCACAGGGTTAAGTTGTTTATTTGAAGTTTCTGATCCCAGATTTTGCAAATTTGCCGACAGTTGGCGGCGGTCTTGGTCAGTTGGTCCCTCTATATAACTGTCAAGAGACTTAACATTTCTGTGGCCTGTTACACTCATGATTGACAACAGGTCAACCCCAGCCGTCTTTAGCCCAGTGGCAACGGTGGCCTTGATACAATGGTTAGTGTAGCGCTTTGATAAGCCAGCTGTCTTTGAAATGCGTGCCATCATACCAGCTAATTTATTTTTGCCCATGGGCTGTGCGGCATACCAGCAGGTTTGTTTGGGATATTGTAAGGGCTTTTGAAACAAAGCGTCACACTTCGGGCTAAGCTTTGAAAGGTAAAGATCTAAGCTCTTTACAGGACACGTGTCCCTGTTATTGCCATACATACGTTGGACTTGCTCATTTTCCCTATTATCTACTCCATGATGTGTTTTATTACTCTCATTGTATGGCATGAAGACCTTCTTGACCCCTACGACCAAAGTTCAACATTATATCCCAAAACACCTTATTTTGAAGTGTTCCAGGACTGTCCAAGCTAAACACCTCACTTGAGTAAAGCTTGTTTATGTCACCCTCAGACACAGCCTTCTTATGTATCGTAACATCCCTTCcttcccttttttttattttcactagaCCAAGCATGACATGATTTGATGTCATGAGCTCTCTGTCCTTCATCAAGCTAATTTCCCTGGTGTAAGGCGGACTGGTCAGATGTCGAGTTAACGCAGCCCTTATGCCAATTAATGCTGATTTGGAATATTCCTCACCATTCTTAGTTTGGAGACTTGCATAGAAGATTTTGAGTCGCTCATTCAATGTCGGGACATCAGTCATTTCAAAGTCTGTTTGCAGGTTGTTTTCCTTTAGCCATCCTGAAATTTAAATcatactgtttttattttattctatgaGTCATTGagtcatataaataaatatgttaaaagtaCATGTTAGAAAATTTAAACGCATGCATACAGAATGTTCAGTAAGATATGTTCATTTGTAtcatatattacatgtacatgtatatacataatatgattttaaccccaccacatttttgcacctgtcccaagtcaggagcctctgacctttgtaagtcttgtatgattttttattaacttgttTTGTGTATACTTTATTGTAATTCTGACccctacattgtacatgttgtacatgtatgtgtattcAATGGTGACCTTCAGCActagctgttgtctgctctatggccAGGTTGCTGACCCTTttacacattcccaatttccattctaaatttcattatacatgtacatgtatatgtatgtaacctgtaagtttattttaaccatttatttattttttacatgcgttacatgtatatttgtacatttgtttattatttgattttggatgtaacacgttaTTTGATCAGCCCATAGACACAATTAAGTCATGTGatcgtgacgtcatcaacgttttttcatggttttttaaggtttaaaatggaatttagaattaaatt
It contains:
- the LOC134684825 gene encoding uncharacterized protein LOC134684825, translating into MHRKSSLPVTQMAELSAKKLPRDRKANFTPIEANLISSRVTHELELLKGGFSLEVTNQKKNELWKLITEEVNALGVCMRSETEVRNKYRNMCRGAKEKFTNNRKEMGKTGGGPPPTQLTFAEENIVNAMRDSASFIGVSGLVTEITCNAISTTNGSQSQCTATATPRPTAEESVWMRTCRTKSRPALLPMMLKGLIEMPHLQDQVFQHLPSQKDLQVHADYPVRDFFYINCHPALFFIQQTPSKKKKTAEDVYTLQCAVLEKELEKNTLQVDLLRKLLSKYDSLDSDALELLSVLGQ
- the LOC134684826 gene encoding putative nuclease HARBI1, with amino-acid sequence MAALDLALFHVPIQRKERTFRSKEELTLDYTDTELRARYRFGREGILFLSDLVRDRLTRQTNRNHALSVEQQTMVTLRFLASGSFLQVIGDTLDALCEKRNEFIQWPTNLNQTKAEFYEFAGFPNILGAIHGKHIRIKRPHHDEPSFINRKGYPSLNVQAVCDAKGRFTNINAKWPGCCHDSHVFRTSQICMDPKKVTKIVMVCGILHNICIQLNEPDVADELVNEDVENGNNYNGQQEGRGIREHIADTYFNRH